Proteins encoded together in one Gigantopelta aegis isolate Gae_Host chromosome 8, Gae_host_genome, whole genome shotgun sequence window:
- the LOC121380262 gene encoding RB1-inducible coiled-coil protein 1-like: MSDKIPKGADNMPREDNSGLFVKIPRKDFNIIMRQHLASKNLYAYLQDVACENKRLLQRNATLEKAILRTGKQISELVMTRGRHCEFTEFSSLPSCLQDHRLNQYCDVQKEVNKLMDTVKDQSDLSDRDKMPVLHVTDTQSVSLKSQVFFPPSMSIRADEEKSDELKTLTADDVVADGSEKMLSLQDTMSVNSGVSRQYFNIIVRELAKCKRFIQQLLIKNGEKPKDVMNVVHLKELVQSLEETNSRLRESNRQLEDLLESKSQDRTLMGLHEKVQKLERQLNLKEKTLKELNKQCDSLKASIQPDDSTCDSLKTSIQPDDSTCDSLKTSIQPDDSTCDSLKTSILSDDLTRESLKTSIRPDDSTCDSLKTSIQSDFSTLMAASSLHKTENSSSQTDVMKSSQHCVSVQTDDESTKSDDVCGEDGGLSKPTEVSDAVHHRIADLEILVADLTTAISERDARLTALHNENKMLERNYKQMLQSLVDIEQDHDALRWKEEKVALVRQLDQKSRYLKEQKDDAKYSLKKIQSLQHDVGKLNTQKCKLEATLKKEREDYKKRETQYLNQIQAIQAQFDHVLDEKNKMQTVSLSKLTMARPHLVSEPMSLGPPCRPMNVPWKQAYSEVSLVADGDPSLAPLVEEVVGKSAEDKTSKQEFVCKHCLRTDFSSLESFQHHLNRCGD; encoded by the exons ATGTCTGACAAGATTCCAAAAGGTGCAGACAACATGCCGAGGGAGGACAACTCTGGCCTGTTTGTAAAGATTCCTCGAAAAGATTTTAACATTATAATGCGACAGCATCTTGCATCAAAAAATTTATATGCTTACCTGCAAGATGTGGCATGTGAAAACAAACGTCTCCTGCAGAGAAACGCCACTCTCGAGAAAGCCATTCTCCGAACAGGAAAGCAGATCAGTGAGCTTGTAATGACTAGAGGTCGACACTGCGAGTTCACCGAATTCTCAAGTCTACCAAGCTGTTTACAGGACCATCGCCTGAACCAGTACTGTGATGTGCAGAAGGAAGTGAACAAATTAATGGACACAGTTAAAGACCAATCAGACCTCAGTGACCGAGATAAAATGCCAGTGTTGCATGTAACGGACACTCAGAGTGTCTCGCTGAAAAGTCAGGTGTTTTTCCCGCCGTCTATGAGCATCCGGGCAGATGAAGAAAAGTCTGACGAATTGAAGACGTTAACTGCTGATGATGTTGTTGCAGATGGTTCTGAGAAAATGTTGTCACTGCAGGACACGATGTCGGTGAATTCTGGGGTTTCAAGACAGTATTTCAATATCATTGTTAGGGAGCTTGCCAAGTGTAAGAGATTCATTCAACAGCTTTTGATTAAAAATGGAGAAAAACCTAAAGATGTTATG AATGTTGTTCACCTGAAGGAACTGGTTCAATCACTGGAGGAGACTAACAGTCGACTCCGAGAATCGAACCGTCAGCTAGAAGACCTGCTAGAATCAAAGTCACAAGACCGGACCTTGATGGGTCTGCATGAAAAG GTTCAGAAGCTGGAGAGGCAGCTGAATTTGAAGGAGAAGACCCTGAAGGAGCTGAACAAGCAGTGTGACTCCTTGAAGGCATCGATACAGCCAGACGACTCAACTTGTGACTCCTTGAAGACATCCATACAGCCAGATGACTCAACTTGTGACTCCTTGAAGACATCCATTCAGCCAGATGATTCAACTTGTGACTCCTTAAAGACATCCATACTGTCAGATGACTTGACACGTGAATCTTTAAAGACATCCATACGACCAGATGATTCAACTTGTGACTCCTTGAAGACATCCATACAGTCTGACTTCTCAACACTAATGGCTGCCTCGAGTCTACACAAGACCGAG AATTCTTCTTCTCAGACGGATGTTATGAAGAGTTCACAACATTGTGTATCAGTTCAGACTGATGACGAATCAACCAAGAGTGATGATGTATGTGGTGAAGATGGTGGGCTGTCAAAACCAACAGAGGTTTCTGATGCTGTCCATCATAGAATCGCTGACCTTGAAATACTGGTGGCAGATTTAACTACAGCCATCAGTGAGAGGGATGCCAGGCTTACAGCACTGCATAATGAAAATAAG ATGCTGGAGAGGAACTACAAACAGATGCTGCAGAGTCTGGTGGACATCGAGCAGGACCATGATGCATTGCGCTGGAAGGAAGAAAAGGTGGCTCTTGTGCGTCAGCTGGATCAGAAGAGCCGCTATCTCAAGGAACAGAAGGATGACGCCAAGTATTCCCTGAAGAAG ATACAGTCACTACAACATGATGTGGGCAAACTGAACACGCAGAAGTGTAAACTGGAGGCAACATTGAAGAAAGAACGTGAAGACTACAAGAAGCGAGAAACACAGTATTTAAATCAGATTCAGGCAATTCAAGCACAG TTTGACCATGTTTTGGATGAAAAGAACAAGATGCAAACAGTATCTTTATCAAAGCTCACTATGGCTCGCCCACATTTAGTCTCCGAGCCCATGTCACTTGGTCCACCGTGCAGACCGATGAATGTTCCATGGAAGCAGGCATACAGCGAGGTGTCATTGGTTGCCGACGGTGACCCGTCGTTAGCTCCGCTCGTGGAAGAGGTCGTGGGTAAGAGTGCAGAAGATAAAACGTCTAAACAGGAGTTTGTCTGTAAGCACTGTCTGCGGACAGATTTCTCTTCGCTGGAGAGTTTTCAGCACCATTTGAACAGATGTGGTGACTAG